One Kitasatospora sp. NBC_01266 genomic window carries:
- a CDS encoding YhjD/YihY/BrkB family envelope integrity protein, translated as MVSRFQTIVGFDRSMALASSALTALVPLAILGSAVLAQLGHQDLAGRIINRYGLTGGGAQAVRQLFGSEAGTSLSVVGTLFLVISVLSFTRASQRLFEQTWQLKPLSVRNTTNGLLWVLGLAGYLTVTGWLQAALGWGRLGVAAAVAEVPVSLVFLAWSGRVLSARRIAWRELLPFGVVAAVLIGFYAVGASVYLPHLFSSYATRYGVVGAVFAMISALFAVMLVIVGSAALGREVSDELGHIRRGQRPPDDEIRRQWDTVVEQMRSRWHSTREQISPHRGRGDPGGAGRG; from the coding sequence GTGGTCAGCCGCTTCCAGACCATCGTGGGCTTCGACCGCTCGATGGCCCTGGCTTCCAGCGCGCTGACCGCGCTGGTCCCGCTCGCGATCCTCGGCAGCGCCGTGCTGGCCCAACTCGGGCACCAGGACCTGGCGGGCCGGATCATCAACCGCTACGGCCTCACCGGCGGCGGTGCCCAGGCGGTCCGGCAGCTGTTCGGGTCGGAGGCGGGCACCAGCCTGAGCGTGGTCGGCACGCTCTTCCTGGTGATCTCGGTGCTGAGCTTCACCCGGGCGTCCCAGCGGCTGTTCGAGCAGACCTGGCAGCTCAAGCCGCTGAGCGTACGCAACACGACGAACGGCCTGCTCTGGGTGCTCGGACTCGCCGGCTACCTGACGGTCACCGGCTGGCTCCAGGCCGCCCTGGGCTGGGGACGGCTCGGGGTGGCCGCCGCCGTCGCCGAGGTGCCGGTGTCGCTGGTGTTCCTGGCCTGGAGCGGCCGGGTGCTCTCCGCGCGGCGGATCGCCTGGCGGGAGCTGCTGCCGTTCGGTGTGGTCGCCGCGGTCCTCATCGGGTTCTACGCGGTGGGCGCGAGCGTCTACCTTCCGCACCTCTTCAGCTCCTACGCCACCCGCTACGGCGTGGTGGGCGCGGTCTTCGCGATGATCTCGGCGCTCTTCGCCGTGATGCTCGTGATCGTCGGCTCGGCAGCCCTTGGGCGGGAGGTGAGCGACGAACTGGGCCACATCCGCCGGGGGCAGCGGCCGCCCGACGACGAGATCCGCCGCCAGTGGGACACCGTGGTCGAGCAGATGCGCTCGCGCTGGCACTCCACCCGTGAGCAGATCTCGCCGCACCGCGGGCGCGGTGATCCGGGTGGTGCGGGCCGCGGTTGA
- the htpG gene encoding molecular chaperone HtpG, which translates to MAAETFEFQVEARQLLQMMIHSIYSNKDVFLRELVSNASDALDKLRLEALRDDALGADVSDLHIAIEADQETRTLTVRDNGIGMSYDEVVKLIGTIANSGTASFLRELKEAKEAGAAEGLIGQFGVGFYSSFMVADEVELLTRRAGESEGTRWTSTGEGTYTIETVAEAPQGTTVTLRLKPVDTEDGLHDYTASWKIREIVKRYSDFITWPVRMVPEAAAQPQGAGDGEGEGEGGADAPREPETLNSMKALWARSRDEVSDSEYHELYKHISHDWQDPLETIRLQAEGTFEYQALLFIPSHAPHDLFTQGHQRGVQLYVKRVFIMDDCEALLPSYLRFVKGVVDAQDLSLNVSREILQQDRQIQMMYRRLSKKVLSSVKDMMAGAPERYATFWREFGRVLKEGLLGDFENRDAILNVCSFASTHHQDEPTTLKQYVERMKDGQEHIFYLTGESRQAVENSPHMEAFRAKGIEVLLLTDPVDEVWVEAVPAFDGKQLRSVAKGEVDLDTEEEKQQAADEREQRQQEYAALLGWLTEHLGENVKEVRLSSRLTVSPACIVSDTHDVTPALESMYRAMGQEVPRVKRILELNPGHALVSGLNKAHGERGGAADLAETGELLYGMALLAEGGELGDPARFVKLVADRLERTL; encoded by the coding sequence ATGGCGGCTGAGACGTTTGAGTTCCAGGTGGAAGCTCGTCAACTCCTGCAGATGATGATCCACTCGATCTACTCGAACAAGGACGTGTTCCTGCGCGAGCTGGTCTCCAATGCCTCCGACGCGCTGGACAAGCTGCGCCTGGAGGCCCTGCGCGACGACGCCCTGGGCGCGGACGTGTCCGACCTGCACATCGCGATCGAGGCCGACCAGGAGACCCGCACGCTGACGGTGCGCGACAACGGCATCGGCATGTCGTACGACGAAGTGGTCAAGCTCATCGGGACGATCGCCAACTCCGGCACCGCGTCGTTCCTGCGGGAGCTGAAGGAGGCCAAGGAGGCGGGCGCCGCCGAGGGCCTGATCGGGCAGTTCGGCGTCGGCTTCTACTCCTCCTTCATGGTGGCCGACGAGGTCGAACTGCTGACCCGGCGGGCCGGCGAGAGCGAGGGCACCCGGTGGACCTCCACCGGCGAGGGCACCTACACGATCGAGACGGTGGCCGAGGCGCCGCAGGGCACCACGGTGACGCTGCGCCTCAAGCCCGTGGACACCGAGGACGGGCTGCACGACTACACCGCGTCCTGGAAGATCCGCGAGATCGTCAAGCGGTACTCGGACTTCATCACCTGGCCGGTCCGGATGGTCCCCGAGGCCGCCGCGCAGCCGCAGGGCGCGGGCGACGGCGAGGGTGAAGGCGAGGGTGGCGCCGACGCCCCGCGCGAGCCGGAGACGCTCAACTCGATGAAGGCGCTGTGGGCGCGCTCGCGCGACGAGGTGTCCGACAGCGAGTACCACGAGCTCTACAAGCACATCAGCCACGACTGGCAGGACCCGCTGGAGACCATCCGGCTGCAGGCGGAGGGCACCTTCGAGTACCAGGCCCTGCTCTTCATCCCCTCGCACGCGCCGCACGACCTGTTCACCCAGGGCCACCAGCGCGGCGTGCAGCTCTATGTGAAGCGCGTCTTCATCATGGACGACTGCGAGGCGCTGCTGCCGAGCTACCTGCGGTTCGTCAAGGGCGTGGTGGACGCCCAGGACCTCTCGCTCAACGTGTCGCGCGAGATCCTGCAGCAGGACCGCCAGATCCAGATGATGTACCGCCGGCTGTCGAAGAAGGTGCTCTCCTCGGTCAAGGACATGATGGCCGGCGCCCCCGAGCGCTACGCCACGTTCTGGCGGGAGTTCGGCCGGGTACTCAAGGAGGGCCTGCTCGGCGACTTCGAGAACCGCGACGCCATCCTCAACGTCTGCTCGTTCGCCTCGACGCACCACCAGGACGAGCCGACCACCCTGAAGCAGTACGTCGAGCGGATGAAGGACGGGCAGGAGCACATCTTCTACCTGACCGGCGAGTCCCGGCAGGCCGTCGAGAACTCCCCGCACATGGAGGCGTTCCGGGCCAAGGGCATCGAGGTGCTGCTGCTGACCGACCCGGTCGACGAGGTGTGGGTGGAGGCGGTCCCCGCCTTCGACGGCAAGCAGCTGCGCTCGGTCGCCAAGGGCGAGGTCGACCTCGACACCGAGGAGGAGAAGCAGCAGGCCGCCGACGAGCGCGAGCAGCGCCAGCAGGAGTACGCGGCGCTGCTCGGCTGGCTGACCGAGCACCTGGGCGAGAACGTCAAGGAGGTGCGGCTCTCCTCGCGCCTGACCGTCTCGCCGGCCTGCATCGTCTCGGACACCCACGACGTGACCCCGGCGCTGGAGAGCATGTACCGCGCGATGGGCCAGGAGGTTCCCCGGGTCAAGCGGATCCTGGAACTGAACCCGGGCCACGCGCTGGTCAGCGGCCTCAACAAGGCGCACGGCGAGCGCGGCGGCGCGGCCGACCTCGCCGAGACCGGTGAACTCCTCTACGGCATGGCGCTGCTGGCCGAAGGCGGCGAGCTGGGCGACCCGGCGCGATTCGTCAAGCTGGTGGCGGACCGTCTGGAGCGCACGCTCTAG
- a CDS encoding polysaccharide lyase gives MTRQLHRRPASLTLAAALALALTATCTAAASAAPSTTAPAWTGQFTGYPGSGWQHAWGVARTGAWGAADLAEAGDPTAPGGGSALRVTYGKGSSANSCSDCPTPGGGQFYTDLTAMGLAPLKNSTTLDLKYHLKFPAGTDWGKAGKLPGLYGGTIGQESGGNHGNGWSTRYMWRGANGVPDNGEVYLYTPTDSGPTGYGVDEGLGRWQWPADGAWHTAEQLVNRATGDVTVWFDGRQVYLGKGIASGIKGIPFSGILFSTFYGGHDTSWGPRSTQHASFADFSLATGVQH, from the coding sequence ATGACCCGCCAACTCCACCGCCGTCCAGCCTCACTGACCCTGGCAGCAGCCCTCGCCCTCGCCCTCACCGCGACCTGCACCGCCGCCGCGAGCGCCGCCCCCAGCACCACGGCGCCCGCCTGGACCGGCCAGTTCACCGGCTATCCAGGCAGCGGCTGGCAACACGCCTGGGGCGTGGCCCGCACCGGCGCCTGGGGCGCCGCCGACCTCGCCGAGGCCGGCGACCCGACGGCACCCGGCGGCGGCTCGGCGCTGCGCGTCACCTACGGCAAGGGCTCCTCCGCCAACAGCTGCTCCGACTGCCCCACCCCCGGCGGCGGGCAGTTCTACACCGACCTGACCGCGATGGGCCTCGCCCCGCTGAAGAACTCCACCACCCTGGACCTCAAGTACCACCTCAAGTTCCCCGCCGGCACCGACTGGGGCAAGGCCGGCAAGCTGCCCGGACTCTACGGCGGCACGATCGGCCAGGAGTCCGGCGGCAACCACGGCAACGGCTGGTCCACCCGCTACATGTGGCGCGGCGCGAACGGCGTCCCGGACAACGGCGAGGTCTACCTCTACACCCCGACCGACTCCGGCCCCACCGGCTACGGCGTGGACGAGGGGCTGGGCCGCTGGCAGTGGCCCGCCGACGGCGCCTGGCACACCGCGGAGCAGCTGGTGAACCGCGCCACCGGCGACGTGACGGTCTGGTTCGACGGCCGCCAGGTCTACCTCGGCAAGGGCATCGCCTCCGGGATCAAGGGCATCCCGTTCTCCGGCATCCTCTTCTCCACCTTCTACGGCGGCCACGACACCAGTTGGGGGCCGCGCTCCACCCAGCACGCGTCCTTCGCCGACTTCTCCCTGGCGACCGGCGTCCAGCACTGA
- a CDS encoding wHTH domain-containing protein produces the protein MERHGITNTISGGTYEGPVIQAASVTVRGPVEPAPPREPWVRGVLDSGVWAHVAARGVEAHRQHAGRLVGRLAAVRDAAEQRIAGDPWADPGFAARFADRVEWLLGEPDGALDLYPAEAGVLVLLPYLYQAHQLLLVASRLEVDPADLRPRPGATGWRAGYQSFLAGHDLLVNRAELRPEAAPAIGWWLYRRWLAREEQGADQLAELAAELAAESGPLTEALSPRRLARMLAGLRLGSDVCNPEHLGQLEADELLPGPGRQRLRERRASLLLAVAYGAAIELAVLPDTVVEHTGVPNAVELDGLRRTLTGMAWGGSPELPVLKAVCEHEAVLEALREHAERLDGLLLAVGRVLPDRITQPMPPLPARISADGVVPAEGTFTSGARFRLDDRRGRGLLTGTQLYKDRGLAVRELYQNALDACRYRRARTQFLERSGRPVHPYEGRIEFVQGVDEDGREYLECVDDGIGMGEAELRGLFSHAGARFAEQPDFLLEQAQWERVEPPVRLHPNSRFGIGVLSYFMLADEIRVTSCRMGLDGVPGPLVEAHVLGPNHLFRIVEKPERGSLPGTRVRLYLRERRRSWSGLDALAGVLSIAEFRTTVEHGGRRKAWEPGVFQSLVGRPSGDLVEWQDSPPGAQVIWCRHDGLLLVDGLRIEPRRQVGVLSGTRGVVVNLTGDHAPRQLSTDRLTVLEDVSAQVEELLTAAAPTLVTSGAAFLTLAWVQELAKSSPRTADLVAQAAFEAGVGFGDRRRPTVPAAAGCFPLDRALLDHLLTSNRRSARSTDAGFYSIPDHILLWRMLAHEPTDLVRQLAELVPELVEPRQVVRARPSDLELLTGGRGGFGLSRPSDVFGIARRLGCGPAGPLERRRLFGVSDLVLPGPSGSGEWDVSDMSWLDEPYERRRSHATIDDLLKIAEKLGVSAAQAAARLRSYGIAVLPAELPDGALDELDLQLLHRDGVITAHTGIQHHGPVPPGHVAQAALRTGLSPAEVRGRLERYGVDVEPFDFPERPDQAYVDWISRDHNGKWPWVSAVGPLPPWQLVAAQGWLELSADEVRAEYGRLGFTLPPRTACRESLDDFELLAGKWEVEWSPFRTDRAPSFHQLMEVAEALGLSLRALTSRLAAYGVRTGMVLPQRATELDRELFRYEDLLRSGSEDFDDVWWFRLGPDDEIPFFLLVLAARDLGRRPRELAARLCSYGLRVSRDDLPPDLTHRDALRLLTADDQVMPQPMDPPMPLAQLARIARRVDLPLAEAARQLRALGVQVGDLAATVRAALARVPLG, from the coding sequence GTGGAGCGGCACGGGATCACGAACACCATCAGCGGGGGGACCTACGAGGGGCCGGTGATCCAGGCGGCCTCGGTGACGGTGCGGGGGCCCGTCGAGCCCGCGCCGCCGAGGGAGCCGTGGGTTCGGGGTGTGCTGGACTCGGGCGTCTGGGCGCACGTGGCGGCGCGCGGGGTCGAGGCGCACCGGCAGCACGCGGGGCGGCTGGTGGGGCGACTGGCTGCTGTCCGGGATGCCGCCGAGCAGCGGATCGCCGGGGACCCGTGGGCCGATCCCGGGTTCGCGGCGCGGTTCGCGGACCGGGTGGAGTGGCTGCTGGGGGAGCCCGACGGCGCGCTCGACCTGTACCCGGCCGAGGCCGGGGTGCTCGTCCTGCTGCCGTACCTGTACCAGGCTCACCAGCTCCTGCTGGTGGCCTCCCGCCTGGAGGTCGACCCGGCCGACCTGCGACCGCGGCCGGGAGCGACCGGGTGGCGCGCCGGGTACCAGTCCTTCCTGGCCGGCCACGACCTGCTGGTGAACCGGGCCGAGCTGCGGCCGGAAGCCGCGCCCGCGATCGGATGGTGGCTGTACCGCCGTTGGCTCGCCCGGGAGGAGCAGGGGGCGGACCAGCTCGCCGAGCTGGCGGCCGAGCTCGCCGCGGAGAGCGGGCCGCTGACCGAGGCGTTGAGCCCGCGACGGCTGGCCAGGATGCTCGCCGGTCTGCGGCTCGGCTCCGATGTCTGCAATCCCGAGCACCTCGGCCAGTTGGAGGCGGACGAGCTGCTGCCCGGGCCCGGCCGGCAGCGGCTCCGGGAGCGGCGGGCGAGCCTGCTGCTGGCCGTCGCGTACGGCGCCGCGATCGAACTCGCGGTCCTGCCGGACACGGTGGTCGAGCACACCGGTGTCCCGAACGCCGTCGAGCTGGACGGCCTGCGGCGGACCCTGACCGGGATGGCGTGGGGTGGCTCGCCGGAGCTGCCGGTGCTGAAGGCGGTCTGCGAGCACGAGGCCGTGCTGGAGGCCCTGCGCGAGCACGCGGAGCGGCTGGACGGGCTGCTCCTCGCGGTCGGGCGCGTCCTGCCCGACCGGATCACCCAGCCGATGCCGCCGCTGCCCGCGCGGATCTCCGCCGACGGCGTGGTTCCGGCGGAGGGAACCTTCACCAGTGGTGCGCGGTTCCGGCTGGACGACCGCCGGGGGCGCGGCCTGCTGACCGGCACCCAGCTCTACAAGGACCGCGGCCTGGCCGTCCGCGAGCTGTACCAGAACGCCCTAGACGCGTGCCGCTACCGACGGGCCAGGACCCAGTTCCTGGAGCGGTCCGGTCGGCCCGTCCATCCGTACGAGGGCCGGATCGAGTTCGTCCAGGGGGTGGACGAGGACGGCCGCGAGTACCTGGAGTGCGTGGACGACGGGATCGGCATGGGCGAGGCGGAGCTGCGCGGTCTGTTCTCGCACGCCGGCGCCCGTTTCGCCGAGCAGCCCGACTTCCTGCTGGAGCAGGCGCAGTGGGAGCGGGTGGAGCCCCCGGTGCGGCTCCACCCCAACAGCCGGTTCGGGATCGGGGTGCTGTCCTACTTCATGCTCGCGGACGAGATCCGGGTGACCTCCTGCCGGATGGGGCTGGACGGCGTGCCGGGCCCGCTGGTGGAGGCGCACGTCCTCGGGCCGAACCACCTGTTCCGGATCGTCGAGAAGCCGGAGCGGGGCAGCCTGCCCGGCACCCGGGTGCGGCTCTACCTGCGGGAGCGGCGCCGCTCCTGGTCGGGCCTGGACGCGCTGGCCGGGGTGCTGAGCATCGCCGAGTTCCGCACGACCGTGGAGCACGGTGGGCGGCGGAAGGCGTGGGAGCCGGGGGTCTTCCAGTCGCTGGTCGGCCGGCCCAGTGGTGACCTGGTGGAATGGCAGGACAGCCCGCCCGGTGCGCAGGTGATCTGGTGTCGGCATGACGGCCTGCTGCTGGTGGATGGCCTGCGGATCGAACCCCGGCGGCAGGTCGGGGTGCTGTCGGGGACCCGGGGCGTCGTGGTCAACCTGACCGGGGACCATGCCCCGCGGCAGCTCAGCACCGACCGCCTCACGGTGCTGGAGGACGTGTCGGCCCAGGTCGAGGAGTTGCTGACGGCAGCGGCGCCCACTCTGGTGACGAGCGGGGCGGCATTCCTCACCCTGGCGTGGGTGCAGGAGCTCGCCAAGAGCAGTCCGCGAACCGCGGACCTGGTGGCGCAGGCGGCGTTCGAGGCGGGCGTCGGGTTCGGTGACCGCAGACGGCCGACGGTACCCGCCGCGGCCGGCTGCTTCCCGCTGGACCGGGCGCTGCTCGACCACCTGCTGACGTCGAACCGCCGCTCGGCACGATCGACGGACGCGGGGTTCTACTCGATCCCGGACCACATCCTGCTCTGGCGGATGCTCGCCCACGAGCCCACCGACCTGGTGCGCCAGCTGGCGGAGCTCGTACCGGAGCTGGTCGAGCCGCGCCAGGTGGTCAGGGCCCGGCCGTCGGACCTGGAGTTGCTCACCGGGGGGCGTGGCGGCTTCGGGCTCAGCAGGCCGTCGGACGTCTTCGGCATCGCCCGGCGGCTCGGCTGCGGTCCGGCCGGCCCGTTGGAGCGGCGACGCCTCTTCGGGGTCAGCGACCTCGTGCTGCCCGGCCCCTCAGGCTCGGGTGAGTGGGACGTCTCGGACATGAGCTGGCTTGACGAGCCGTACGAACGTCGCCGCTCGCACGCGACGATCGATGATCTGCTGAAGATCGCCGAGAAGCTCGGGGTGAGCGCGGCGCAGGCCGCGGCTCGGCTGCGGTCCTACGGCATCGCCGTCCTGCCGGCCGAGCTGCCGGACGGCGCGCTCGATGAGTTGGACCTTCAACTGCTCCACCGGGATGGCGTGATCACCGCGCACACCGGGATCCAGCACCACGGACCCGTGCCGCCCGGCCACGTGGCCCAGGCCGCCCTGCGGACGGGACTGAGCCCGGCGGAGGTGCGCGGCCGACTCGAACGCTACGGCGTGGACGTCGAGCCGTTCGACTTCCCGGAGCGGCCGGACCAGGCGTACGTCGACTGGATCAGCCGGGACCACAACGGAAAGTGGCCGTGGGTGAGTGCCGTCGGGCCGCTGCCGCCCTGGCAACTGGTGGCCGCTCAGGGGTGGTTGGAGCTGTCCGCCGACGAGGTGCGGGCCGAGTACGGGCGCCTCGGCTTCACCCTGCCACCGAGGACGGCCTGCCGGGAGTCGCTCGACGACTTCGAGCTGCTCGCCGGCAAGTGGGAGGTCGAGTGGTCGCCCTTCCGGACGGACCGTGCGCCGAGCTTCCACCAACTCATGGAGGTGGCCGAGGCGCTGGGGCTCAGCCTGCGCGCGCTGACCAGCCGGCTGGCTGCCTACGGGGTGCGGACGGGCATGGTGCTGCCGCAGCGTGCGACCGAGCTCGACCGTGAGCTGTTCCGCTACGAGGACCTGTTGCGGAGCGGCTCGGAGGACTTCGACGACGTCTGGTGGTTCCGGCTCGGGCCGGACGACGAGATCCCGTTCTTCCTCCTGGTCCTGGCCGCCCGGGACCTGGGCCGACGCCCCAGGGAACTGGCGGCCAGGCTGTGTTCCTACGGTCTGCGGGTGTCCCGCGATGACCTGCCGCCCGATCTCACCCACCGCGACGCGCTGCGCCTGCTGACCGCCGACGATCAGGTGATGCCGCAGCCGATGGACCCGCCGATGCCGCTCGCCCAGCTCGCCAGGATCGCCCGGCGCGTCGATCTGCCGCTGGCGGAGGCCGCCCGGCAGCTGCGTGCCCTCGGTGTCCAGGTCGGCGACCTGGCGGCCACCGTGCGGGCGGCCCTGGCGCGGGTGCCGCTCGGGTGA
- a CDS encoding protein kinase domain-containing protein, whose product MTTETGRPVTVTGYLGAGGQGEVYRVRTDQGDRALKWYFPQSATENQLQIVEDLVARGITDDRFLWPEEVVSDGADGFGYLMGLRPDRYQGLPSLFSRQMKTSTRALLTAGIHLVEAYKSLHSQGVAYRDISWGNVFFDPLDGSVLICDNDNAVPEGEASGISGTMDFMAPELVRGDDGAVPRTQTDLHSLSVLLFMMLMNHHPLKGALELKIRCWDEAAERRMYGSRPLFVFDPDDVSNRPDPMEQGTVLATWAAAPPILRRLFQQNFTEGLRDPDRRVRESQWRDVLSQVRDTMVVCANCGRPNMTEPTGTSAQTCWSCSRTLVMPPWLVVTTSSPQVARTVRLGHGAQLYGHHLSGEPDRHDFSDSAVIAELAENPQKPGRYGLTNRTPATSWSARRSDGTTVPVPPGRSVPLREGLRVDLGGGTEAVVHTS is encoded by the coding sequence ATGACTACCGAGACCGGCCGTCCTGTGACGGTCACCGGGTATCTCGGGGCCGGAGGGCAGGGCGAGGTCTACCGGGTGCGGACTGATCAAGGCGACCGGGCCCTCAAGTGGTACTTCCCGCAGAGCGCCACCGAGAACCAACTCCAGATCGTGGAAGACCTGGTGGCTCGCGGGATCACGGACGACCGTTTCCTCTGGCCGGAGGAGGTGGTGAGCGACGGAGCCGATGGGTTCGGCTACCTGATGGGGCTCCGCCCGGACCGGTACCAGGGCCTGCCGAGCCTCTTCAGCCGTCAGATGAAGACCTCGACGCGAGCACTGCTCACGGCCGGTATCCACCTGGTCGAGGCGTACAAGTCACTGCACTCGCAGGGGGTCGCCTACCGTGACATCTCCTGGGGCAATGTTTTCTTCGATCCGCTGGACGGGTCGGTGCTGATCTGCGACAACGACAACGCCGTTCCCGAAGGTGAGGCTTCCGGGATCAGCGGCACGATGGACTTCATGGCCCCTGAACTGGTCCGGGGGGATGATGGCGCCGTACCGCGCACGCAGACCGACCTGCACTCGCTCTCGGTGCTGCTGTTCATGATGCTGATGAACCATCATCCGCTGAAGGGCGCGCTGGAGTTGAAGATCAGATGCTGGGACGAGGCCGCCGAGCGGCGGATGTACGGCTCTCGGCCGCTCTTCGTCTTCGACCCGGACGACGTCTCCAATCGGCCGGACCCGATGGAGCAGGGCACGGTACTGGCCACCTGGGCGGCTGCCCCGCCGATTCTGCGGCGGCTCTTCCAGCAGAACTTCACCGAGGGCCTGCGAGACCCGGACCGCCGGGTCCGCGAGTCGCAGTGGCGGGATGTGCTGAGCCAGGTCCGGGACACCATGGTGGTCTGTGCGAACTGCGGGCGCCCGAACATGACGGAGCCGACGGGTACGTCCGCGCAGACGTGCTGGTCCTGTAGTCGAACTCTGGTCATGCCGCCGTGGCTGGTGGTGACCACGAGCAGCCCGCAGGTGGCTCGCACCGTCCGGCTCGGGCACGGAGCTCAGCTCTACGGGCATCACCTGTCGGGGGAGCCCGACCGCCATGACTTCAGCGACTCGGCCGTCATCGCGGAGCTTGCGGAGAATCCGCAGAAGCCCGGCCGGTACGGCCTGACGAACCGCACTCCGGCGACCAGCTGGAGTGCCCGGCGCTCGGACGGTACGACGGTCCCGGTGCCGCCGGGTCGGTCGGTGCCGCTCCGGGAAGGTCTACGAGTGGACCTGGGCGGTGGCACCGAAGCGGTGGTGCACACCAGCTGA